The Williamsia sp. DF01-3 genome has a window encoding:
- a CDS encoding helix-turn-helix transcriptional regulator: MAQYSEQLNGVFQALADPTRRAVIGRLGEGPASISELAQPFDMALPSFMKHIRQLEDSGWIRTMKVGRVRTCVIEQRQFDVAQDWLESQRALWEQRTDRLENFVVNEVATQQHQETRHGNTAQP, encoded by the coding sequence ATGGCTCAGTATTCAGAGCAATTGAACGGGGTTTTCCAAGCCCTCGCTGATCCCACCCGCAGGGCGGTGATCGGGCGCCTGGGGGAGGGGCCGGCGAGTATCAGCGAGCTCGCCCAGCCATTCGACATGGCCTTGCCCTCCTTCATGAAACACATCCGGCAACTCGAGGACAGTGGCTGGATACGCACGATGAAGGTCGGTCGGGTTCGCACCTGCGTCATCGAGCAACGGCAGTTCGACGTCGCGCAGGATTGGTTGGAAAGCCAGCGCGCCCTGTGGGAACAACGCACCGATCGGCTCGAGAACTTTGTCGTCAATGAAGTAGCGACGCAACAACATCAGGAGACACGCCATGGCAACACAGCCCAACCCTGA
- a CDS encoding cupin, with product MVDTSSTLEDLSRKHLGIARDDAHGRSADILVHDGPLRQTLMAMVAGTELGEHNSPPAASMLVLSGRVKVTADEGEVVLNVGELRGLTHHRHSVTAIEDSVFILTTVTGYGEPSRR from the coding sequence GTGGTCGATACGAGCTCCACCTTGGAAGATCTGTCTCGCAAGCACCTGGGCATCGCACGCGACGATGCGCATGGCCGCAGTGCCGACATCCTCGTCCACGACGGTCCGCTACGTCAGACGTTGATGGCGATGGTTGCCGGTACCGAACTCGGCGAACACAATTCGCCGCCGGCGGCGAGCATGCTTGTACTCAGCGGCAGGGTGAAGGTGACCGCGGATGAGGGTGAGGTCGTCCTGAACGTAGGTGAACTTCGTGGGCTCACGCACCATCGGCACAGCGTGACCGCGATCGAGGACTCGGTTTTCATTCTGACCACGGTCACCGGTTACGGCGAACCATCGCGGCGCTGA